One stretch of Chryseobacterium fluminis DNA includes these proteins:
- a CDS encoding alpha/beta hydrolase has product MIFNRRHTYISIFFVGTMAFGQVNRPNATPYTNEGTFEKFRKKYPFTTPIDRPVPQNIGIDKDVEYSHINGISLKSDVYYPFDKSKKYPGIAMVHGGGWISGSKENEKFMAMELASKGYVVIAIGYRLADVAKYPAGVEDIETGIQWLRKNHRKYSLNKKKIAVLGESAGAQMATLVGVKKKNRLQAIVNVDGVVSFVHEESGKEGTYDAYWLGYPQKDNPEIWKEASPLEYVDKNTPPTLFINSSQPRFHAGRDDMMKKLKSYNIPTEFHEIKDTPHSFWSAEPWFTETLNLTVDFLDKVLK; this is encoded by the coding sequence ATGATTTTTAACAGAAGACATACTTATATTTCTATTTTTTTTGTAGGGACCATGGCATTCGGGCAGGTAAACCGCCCGAATGCTACTCCTTATACCAACGAAGGTACGTTTGAAAAATTCAGGAAGAAATATCCTTTTACCACTCCCATAGACCGCCCGGTTCCGCAAAATATCGGGATTGATAAAGATGTGGAATATTCCCATATCAACGGAATTTCTTTAAAATCTGATGTATACTATCCCTTCGATAAGTCAAAAAAATATCCGGGCATTGCCATGGTTCATGGTGGCGGATGGATCTCAGGAAGCAAAGAAAATGAAAAATTTATGGCCATGGAACTGGCTTCAAAAGGCTATGTCGTGATCGCTATCGGTTATCGGCTGGCTGATGTGGCAAAATACCCTGCCGGCGTCGAAGATATCGAAACAGGTATCCAATGGCTGAGAAAAAATCACAGAAAATATTCTTTAAACAAAAAGAAAATAGCGGTGCTGGGTGAATCTGCAGGAGCACAGATGGCGACTTTGGTCGGCGTTAAGAAAAAGAACAGACTACAGGCCATTGTGAATGTAGATGGCGTGGTTTCTTTTGTTCATGAGGAATCCGGTAAAGAAGGGACTTATGATGCCTACTGGCTCGGTTACCCACAAAAAGACAATCCGGAAATCTGGAAAGAAGCCTCACCGTTGGAATATGTGGATAAAAATACGCCTCCTACTCTTTTCATCAACAGCTCTCAACCCCGTTTTCATGCCGGAAGAGATGATATGATGAAAAAGCTGAAGAGCTATAATATCCCGACAGAGTTTCATGAAATCAAAGATACCCCCCATTCTTTCTGGTCGGCAGAACCCTGGTTTACAGAAACCTTGAATTTAACGGTTGACTTTTTAGATAAAGTTTTAAAGTAA
- a CDS encoding glycoside hydrolase family 28 protein, with the protein MKKSLKVIGLAAAMIFSGQICAQNLDIYKNIEFKMPQVTETSFAANTVSITQYGGVAGGNVKNTEAFKKAIADLSKKGGGKLVVPRGMWLTGPIELKSNINLHVEEGAFIVFSKDKNDYPLVDVSFEGLNTIRCQSPISAKNATNIAITGKGVIDGSGDAWRAIKKSKVSESEWKNIVKSGGVLSADGKNWYPSESYKKGFESSSSFNVPDKISKDELTSVKDFLRPVMVSLVGCDKVLLDGPTFQNSPAWNLHPLMCSNLILRNLTVRNPWFSQNGDGVDLESCKNILIYDNTFDVGDDAICIKSGKDEDGRKRGMPTENVIIKNNVVYHGHGGFVIGSEMSGGARNIHVSDCTFIGTDIGLRFKTTRGRGGIVENIYIKNIDMINIPTQTIGFNMFYEGASPVLEDGQKQEGNKAPEKVYPVTEETPTFRNIFFKNINAVNSDEAITLFGLAEMNLKNIVIEDSQFDTKKALTIVDADGIQLKNVKLKYSQGTGATIYNSKNINLSTVKFESSNKPVVKVLGNKTGAVVLPKEVTADKSSLSIGTDVAKNAVK; encoded by the coding sequence ATGAAGAAGTCTCTTAAAGTGATCGGTTTAGCAGCAGCAATGATATTTTCAGGGCAGATCTGTGCTCAGAATCTGGATATTTATAAAAACATTGAGTTTAAAATGCCGCAGGTTACCGAAACATCATTCGCCGCCAACACAGTTTCCATTACACAATATGGAGGCGTTGCGGGCGGAAATGTAAAAAATACGGAAGCTTTCAAAAAGGCCATCGCCGATTTAAGTAAAAAGGGCGGCGGAAAACTGGTTGTTCCGAGAGGAATGTGGTTAACCGGTCCTATCGAGCTGAAAAGTAACATCAATCTTCATGTTGAGGAAGGTGCTTTTATCGTTTTCAGTAAAGATAAAAACGATTATCCTTTAGTAGATGTAAGTTTTGAAGGATTAAACACCATTCGATGCCAGTCCCCTATTTCTGCGAAAAATGCAACCAATATTGCGATTACGGGAAAAGGGGTCATCGACGGAAGCGGCGATGCGTGGAGAGCCATCAAAAAAAGCAAAGTTTCAGAATCTGAATGGAAAAACATCGTAAAATCCGGAGGTGTATTATCTGCAGACGGAAAAAACTGGTATCCGTCAGAAAGCTATAAAAAAGGATTTGAAAGCAGCTCGAGCTTCAATGTTCCTGATAAAATTTCCAAAGATGAATTAACGTCCGTTAAAGATTTTCTCCGTCCGGTAATGGTAAGTCTTGTGGGTTGCGACAAAGTGTTGTTGGATGGTCCTACTTTCCAGAATTCTCCGGCATGGAATCTTCATCCTTTAATGTGTTCAAATTTGATTTTAAGGAATCTTACGGTTAGAAATCCGTGGTTTTCCCAAAATGGCGACGGTGTAGATCTGGAATCCTGTAAAAACATTCTGATTTATGACAATACGTTTGATGTCGGTGACGACGCGATCTGTATTAAATCCGGAAAAGATGAGGATGGCAGAAAAAGAGGAATGCCGACTGAAAATGTAATCATTAAAAATAATGTCGTCTATCACGGTCACGGAGGTTTTGTTATCGGAAGTGAGATGTCCGGTGGCGCAAGAAATATCCACGTTTCCGACTGTACTTTCATCGGAACCGATATCGGTCTGCGTTTTAAAACAACCCGCGGGAGAGGCGGGATTGTTGAAAATATTTACATCAAAAATATTGATATGATCAATATTCCGACACAGACCATTGGTTTTAATATGTTCTATGAAGGCGCTTCTCCGGTTTTGGAAGACGGACAGAAACAGGAAGGCAACAAAGCACCGGAAAAAGTTTACCCGGTAACCGAAGAAACCCCTACTTTCAGAAATATTTTCTTTAAAAATATCAATGCGGTGAATTCTGATGAAGCCATTACCTTATTCGGGTTAGCAGAAATGAATCTTAAAAATATTGTCATTGAGGATTCACAGTTTGATACGAAAAAGGCCTTAACTATAGTAGATGCAGACGGAATTCAGTTGAAAAACGTAAAACTGAAATACTCCCAGGGAACGGGAGCCACCATTTACAACAGTAAAAACATCAACCTTTCAACAGTGAAGTTTGAATCTTCAAACAAACCGGTTGTGAAAGTTTTGGGAAATAAAACAGGAGCAGTAGTGTTGCCGAAAGAAGTTACAGCTGATAAAAGTTCGCTTTCTATCGGAACGGACGTTGCGAAAAATGCAGTGAAATAG
- a CDS encoding SGNH/GDSL hydrolase family protein, which yields MILTPVARNYPWKDGKLENVHGEYARAPIDIARELNVPYIDLNRLSMEYFSKKGQDFTTNHYFMNLPENVYEAYPKGQKDNTHFQPEGAEAVASIVYQEFKKVIKTQKK from the coding sequence GTGATCTTAACACCCGTAGCCAGGAATTATCCCTGGAAAGACGGGAAACTGGAAAATGTACACGGTGAATATGCCCGGGCTCCGATTGATATCGCCAGAGAGCTGAATGTTCCTTACATCGATTTAAACCGTCTCTCCATGGAATATTTTTCCAAAAAAGGACAGGATTTCACAACAAATCATTACTTCATGAATCTGCCGGAGAATGTGTACGAAGCCTATCCGAAAGGACAGAAGGACAATACGCATTTTCAGCCGGAAGGAGCGGAAGCAGTGGCGTCAATAGTATATCAGGAATTTAAAAAAGTAATCAAAACTCAAAAAAAATAA
- a CDS encoding SGNH/GDSL hydrolase family protein, with translation MNRKIYNIVSFLFVVLLLSACQSQNNAQKATAKHNKKITYIYLIGDSTMADYTGNYEPGKDYMKVRYPITGWGQVFQPFFVKDSLASLKPGLITDSVVIIDRAHGGRSTRTFFQEGRWRSVYEHLQPEDYVIMQFGHNDGSEKHTERYVNIEGYKEFLRLFVNQTRQKGGFL, from the coding sequence ATGAACAGGAAAATTTATAATATAGTTTCATTTTTATTCGTTGTTTTGCTGTTGTCGGCATGTCAGTCACAAAACAATGCCCAAAAGGCAACGGCAAAACACAATAAAAAAATCACCTATATCTACCTTATCGGAGATTCCACAATGGCAGATTATACCGGAAACTACGAACCTGGAAAAGATTATATGAAAGTCCGTTACCCGATTACAGGTTGGGGCCAGGTTTTTCAGCCTTTTTTCGTGAAAGACAGTCTGGCATCACTAAAACCGGGGCTTATAACAGATTCAGTGGTCATTATCGACAGAGCGCATGGCGGAAGAAGTACAAGAACATTTTTCCAGGAAGGAAGATGGAGATCGGTTTATGAACATCTGCAGCCTGAAGATTATGTGATCATGCAGTTCGGTCATAATGACGGTTCTGAAAAGCATACGGAACGGTACGTAAATATTGAAGGGTATAAAGAATTTTTAAGATTATTTGTTAATCAGACCAGACAGAAAGGAGGATTCCTGTGA
- a CDS encoding glycoside hydrolase family 43 protein yields the protein MKTKNIVNILSVTIFSMASSYLNAQEKNYVSEVWTADQGKNYRNPVLYADYSDPDAIRVGEDYYMTASSFNETPGLPILHSKDMVNWKLVNYAIQDVLPKEHFSVPRRGDAVWAPSIRFHKGEFYIYWGDPDFGIYMVKTKDPLGKWDEPVLVMEGKGLIDSCPFWDEDGNAYLVHGWAGSRAGVKSILTLNKMNPEGTKVLDKGVHIFDGHDAHPTVEGPKMYKRNGYYYIFAPAGGVATGWQLVLRSKNIYGPYEEKVVLEQGSSKINGPHQGAWVDTPSGEDWFYHFQDVDAGGRIVHLQPMKWEKDWPVIGIDNNKNGIGEPVLTYKKPNVGRSYPIVTPQETDEFDGEKLGIQWQWSANENMVWSSKLPGQKFLRLFSVKVPEGEKNLWNVPNLLTQKFPAPNFAASTKVKLTPEDAKEGKTAGLLVMGLDHESIVITNKPDGFYLQLRRAEKADKGGEEKILFETKLKGNEAYLKVNVSEPNGLCQFSYSENGKNFTKVGDVFQAKPGKWIGAKVGLYSVSTTKAPRGGYADFDWFRITKN from the coding sequence ATGAAGACGAAAAACATTGTAAATATACTTTCAGTAACCATTTTTTCAATGGCATCAAGCTATTTGAATGCACAGGAAAAAAATTACGTTTCCGAAGTGTGGACTGCCGATCAGGGAAAGAACTACAGAAATCCGGTTCTTTATGCAGATTATTCAGATCCGGATGCCATCCGTGTAGGTGAAGATTATTATATGACCGCTTCCAGCTTCAATGAAACTCCCGGACTGCCGATTCTTCATTCGAAGGATATGGTCAACTGGAAACTGGTTAATTATGCGATTCAGGATGTTTTGCCAAAAGAACATTTCTCCGTTCCCAGGAGAGGAGATGCCGTTTGGGCGCCAAGTATCCGTTTCCATAAGGGAGAGTTCTACATTTATTGGGGTGATCCTGATTTCGGAATTTATATGGTGAAAACCAAAGATCCGCTTGGAAAATGGGACGAGCCTGTTTTGGTGATGGAAGGAAAAGGACTGATCGATTCGTGCCCGTTCTGGGATGAAGACGGGAATGCCTATCTCGTTCACGGTTGGGCAGGAAGCCGTGCCGGAGTAAAAAGTATCCTGACGCTCAATAAGATGAATCCTGAAGGAACAAAAGTATTAGATAAAGGCGTTCATATTTTCGACGGTCACGATGCCCACCCTACCGTTGAAGGTCCGAAAATGTATAAAAGAAACGGCTATTATTACATTTTCGCACCGGCCGGAGGAGTAGCTACGGGCTGGCAACTGGTTTTAAGATCAAAAAACATTTATGGCCCTTATGAAGAAAAAGTCGTATTGGAACAGGGGTCATCAAAAATCAACGGGCCTCATCAGGGAGCCTGGGTTGATACCCCTTCAGGAGAAGACTGGTTTTACCATTTTCAGGACGTGGATGCAGGCGGAAGAATCGTCCATTTACAACCGATGAAGTGGGAAAAAGACTGGCCTGTTATCGGAATTGACAATAACAAGAACGGAATCGGAGAACCGGTTTTAACATACAAAAAACCAAACGTCGGCCGATCCTATCCTATTGTTACGCCTCAGGAAACAGATGAATTTGATGGTGAAAAATTAGGAATACAATGGCAATGGAGTGCCAACGAAAATATGGTCTGGTCTTCAAAACTTCCGGGACAGAAATTTTTAAGATTATTCTCTGTAAAAGTTCCGGAAGGGGAAAAAAACCTTTGGAACGTCCCGAATTTATTAACGCAAAAATTCCCGGCTCCGAATTTTGCCGCTTCCACCAAAGTTAAATTAACCCCGGAGGATGCTAAAGAAGGTAAAACTGCAGGACTTCTGGTGATGGGATTAGACCATGAATCCATTGTAATTACCAACAAACCTGACGGATTTTATCTTCAGTTGAGAAGAGCAGAAAAAGCAGATAAAGGAGGGGAAGAAAAAATTTTATTTGAAACCAAATTAAAAGGAAACGAAGCTTATCTGAAAGTAAATGTGAGCGAGCCTAATGGCCTGTGCCAGTTCAGCTACAGCGAAAATGGGAAAAACTTCACAAAAGTCGGCGATGTTTTTCAGGCCAAACCGGGAAAATGGATCGGTGCAAAGGTCGGTTTATACAGCGTAAGTACAACAAAAGCACCTCGCGGAGGTTACGCAGATTTTGACTGGTTCAGAATAACTAAAAATTAA
- a CDS encoding glycoside hydrolase family 88/105 protein, whose product MNFINHTIKVYAVAILGSGMFLACAQTKNATAAKTASTETSKPGKKVPTNLKWSERMLLSEMHRFPEAWMLDFSKSPKWTYPSAIVLDGAEKVYAKTGKKEYYDYISGFGEDLIKEDGTIVTYDISKYNIDMLNSGNVLLYLYEKEKKEKYLKALQTLRLQIDGQPRTNEGSFWHKKIYPNQVWLDGLYMGMPFYTHYTKDFTKGADAQKAYDDIVFQFDSVQKNLLDKKTGLLYHAWDESKKEAWASKETGLSANFWGRAMGWYGMAMVDVLDYLPKDHPGRARLISYLKSYADAVIKVQDKNSGLWYQVLDKPLKNGNYEEATASAMFVYTIIKSVNEGYLPKSYKAAAKKGYDGIIKNLITVDENGVVNLNKCCAVAGLGGKPYRDGSYEYYVNEEIRSNDGKGTGPFILASLEFEK is encoded by the coding sequence ATGAATTTCATCAATCATACAATAAAAGTATACGCCGTTGCCATTTTAGGATCAGGAATGTTCCTGGCATGTGCACAGACCAAAAATGCAACTGCAGCAAAAACTGCTTCAACTGAAACTTCAAAACCTGGTAAAAAAGTTCCGACCAATCTTAAATGGTCCGAAAGAATGCTGCTTTCCGAAATGCACAGATTCCCTGAAGCCTGGATGCTGGATTTCAGTAAAAGTCCGAAATGGACTTACCCGTCAGCGATCGTTCTGGATGGTGCAGAAAAAGTATATGCAAAAACAGGTAAAAAGGAATATTATGACTATATCAGCGGTTTCGGTGAAGATTTGATTAAAGAAGACGGGACCATTGTAACTTACGATATTTCGAAATATAATATCGATATGCTTAACAGCGGAAATGTTCTTCTTTACCTTTATGAGAAAGAGAAAAAAGAGAAATATCTGAAGGCCCTTCAGACTTTGCGTTTACAGATCGACGGGCAGCCACGAACCAATGAAGGGTCTTTCTGGCATAAAAAAATCTATCCTAACCAGGTATGGCTGGACGGATTGTATATGGGAATGCCTTTTTACACGCATTATACGAAAGATTTTACCAAAGGGGCCGATGCTCAGAAAGCGTACGATGATATTGTGTTCCAGTTTGATTCTGTTCAGAAAAATCTTTTAGATAAAAAAACGGGATTGCTGTATCATGCCTGGGATGAAAGTAAAAAAGAAGCATGGGCCAGTAAGGAAACCGGTCTTTCGGCGAATTTCTGGGGCAGAGCAATGGGCTGGTATGGGATGGCTATGGTAGATGTTCTGGACTATTTACCAAAAGATCACCCGGGAAGAGCAAGATTAATTTCTTATCTGAAATCCTATGCAGATGCTGTCATTAAAGTGCAGGATAAAAACTCCGGTCTTTGGTATCAGGTTTTAGACAAACCCCTCAAAAACGGGAATTATGAAGAAGCTACCGCATCTGCCATGTTTGTGTATACCATCATCAAATCGGTGAATGAAGGATATCTTCCTAAATCATACAAAGCTGCCGCAAAAAAAGGGTACGACGGAATTATTAAAAATTTAATCACGGTGGATGAAAACGGAGTGGTGAATCTAAATAAATGCTGTGCCGTTGCCGGATTGGGAGGAAAACCTTACAGAGACGGCTCATACGAATATTATGTAAATGAGGAAATCCGTTCCAACGACGGGAAAGGAACCGGGCCTTTCATATTGGCAAGTTTAGAATTTGAGAAATAA
- a CDS encoding DUF4861 family protein produces the protein MKNIMKLNWFKIVTAGVLVSSNLSAQNSVIESIRKNPKMPFSYAELSVKEGGKWEGNKYVGGTFKNIQEITLPESHTDHSTFIRYEGIGLENNQIAYRLYLDWRNATDIFGKKVNTLVLPEVGQDGFESYHHDAPWGQDILKSGRTIGVGSYGRYDEQNDFVETFKIVKNTTAKVVNEKDQSYATIDYKGWKTWGEAIDLTSKLTIFNKDRFVKVDLNLSNSISGLCTGIVAIKNIPLKNGISKNKKWAYIATYGQQTLAKKEDNLGMAVFYPLESFDKYVTTKSTHTVVFKKTKNVSYYFMGAWSQEPNGLATEEAFYQDLDKKLDILDKNNQL, from the coding sequence ATGAAAAATATTATGAAACTCAATTGGTTTAAAATAGTAACGGCAGGAGTATTAGTATCTTCAAATCTTTCAGCACAGAATTCTGTGATTGAAAGCATCAGAAAGAATCCTAAAATGCCATTTTCATACGCAGAGCTTTCTGTAAAGGAGGGCGGAAAATGGGAAGGCAATAAATATGTTGGCGGAACATTCAAAAATATTCAGGAAATTACCCTTCCCGAATCTCATACCGATCACTCTACTTTCATCAGATATGAAGGTATCGGACTGGAAAACAACCAGATTGCCTACAGATTATATCTGGACTGGAGAAATGCAACGGATATTTTCGGTAAAAAAGTAAACACTTTGGTTTTACCTGAAGTGGGACAGGACGGTTTTGAGTCGTATCATCATGATGCACCCTGGGGACAGGATATTCTGAAATCCGGACGGACAATTGGCGTGGGTTCCTATGGAAGGTATGATGAACAGAATGATTTTGTTGAAACATTTAAAATTGTAAAAAATACAACGGCAAAAGTGGTCAATGAAAAAGATCAGTCTTATGCAACAATTGATTACAAAGGCTGGAAAACCTGGGGTGAAGCCATCGATTTAACCTCAAAATTAACGATCTTTAATAAAGACCGTTTTGTAAAAGTAGATCTGAACCTGAGTAACAGCATTTCAGGTCTCTGCACCGGCATTGTTGCCATCAAAAATATTCCCCTGAAAAACGGAATCAGTAAAAATAAAAAATGGGCTTACATAGCCACTTACGGTCAGCAGACTTTAGCCAAAAAAGAAGATAACCTCGGAATGGCCGTCTTCTACCCTCTCGAAAGTTTTGATAAATATGTCACTACGAAATCTACTCATACCGTCGTTTTTAAAAAAACGAAAAATGTATCGTATTACTTTATGGGTGCATGGTCACAGGAACCAAACGGCCTGGCAACAGAAGAAGCCTTCTATCAGGATTTAGATAAAAAACTGGACATTTTAGATAAAAATAATCAACTTTAA
- a CDS encoding pectate lyase family protein translates to MKKHFIKLSTIAILSGISTWANAQQVLSFPGAEGFGRYTTGGRGGQVYFVTKLTDDGSEGTLRYALDQKGPRYIVFKTGGTIYLESPLKIKEGNVTIAGQTAPGDGITVANYETFIGADHVVIRYMRFRMGDQKNFEGDALGARFIKNLIVDHCSMSWSTDETVSIYVNENTTLQWCIITESLRNSAHQKGAHGYGGIAGGKFASFHHNIYAHHDSRNPRLGEYAGSKFALTDLTDFRNNVIYNWGHNNLYGGEGMNVNIVNNYYKPGPATLTKDRIVAIDKNEKPETEVYNIWGKYYISGNVMEGNPEITKDNWTQGVFAQMKPSYNLTAQDKSKIKISQPHAIQNNVKTDTPKEAYHKTLQVGGASLVRDAVDLHVLQDIKNGSFTYKGSKGSSNGIIDSQKDAGGFPDLKTGKPLPDSDEDGMPDEWEMKNQLNPRVANANGRDLDQNYDNIEIYFNDIVKKITEKQ, encoded by the coding sequence ATGAAAAAACACTTCATAAAGCTCTCCACCATAGCAATTTTATCCGGTATTTCCACATGGGCAAATGCTCAGCAAGTGTTGAGTTTCCCGGGTGCAGAAGGTTTCGGAAGATATACTACAGGGGGCCGCGGCGGACAGGTTTATTTCGTGACAAAACTAACGGATGACGGTTCAGAAGGAACTCTGAGATATGCTTTGGACCAGAAAGGGCCAAGATATATTGTCTTTAAAACGGGCGGGACCATTTACCTGGAATCGCCATTGAAAATTAAAGAGGGCAATGTAACCATTGCAGGACAAACTGCTCCCGGAGACGGAATTACGGTGGCCAACTACGAAACTTTTATAGGTGCAGATCATGTGGTTATACGTTACATGCGTTTCAGAATGGGTGATCAGAAAAATTTCGAAGGTGATGCGTTAGGGGCAAGATTCATAAAAAACCTGATCGTAGATCATTGTTCGATGAGCTGGTCTACGGATGAGACGGTTTCGATCTATGTTAATGAAAATACAACCCTTCAATGGTGCATCATCACGGAAAGTTTAAGAAACTCTGCCCATCAGAAAGGCGCTCACGGATATGGCGGAATTGCAGGAGGAAAATTTGCATCTTTTCACCATAATATCTACGCCCATCACGACAGCAGAAATCCAAGACTCGGAGAGTATGCAGGAAGTAAATTTGCCCTGACTGACCTTACGGATTTCAGAAATAATGTGATCTACAACTGGGGACACAACAATTTGTATGGAGGTGAAGGAATGAATGTAAACATCGTCAATAATTACTACAAACCGGGTCCTGCAACGCTGACCAAAGACCGAATTGTGGCCATCGATAAAAATGAAAAACCCGAAACCGAAGTTTACAACATCTGGGGGAAATATTACATCAGCGGAAATGTGATGGAAGGAAATCCTGAAATCACAAAAGACAACTGGACACAAGGCGTTTTTGCCCAGATGAAACCTTCTTATAACCTGACGGCTCAGGATAAAAGCAAGATAAAAATCAGTCAGCCTCATGCTATTCAGAATAATGTAAAAACGGATACTCCGAAAGAAGCCTATCATAAAACATTGCAGGTTGGAGGGGCAAGCCTCGTGAGAGATGCAGTAGATCTTCATGTTTTACAGGATATAAAAAACGGAAGCTTCACTTATAAAGGTTCAAAAGGCAGCAGCAATGGAATCATCGATTCTCAGAAAGATGCAGGTGGATTCCCGGATCTGAAAACAGGAAAACCTCTACCCGATTCTGATGAGGACGGAATGCCTGATGAATGGGAAATGAAGAACCAATTAAATCCAAGAGTGGCCAATGCCAACGGAAGAGATCTGGATCAGAATTACGATAATATCGAAATTTATTTTAATGATATTGTAAAAAAAATAACTGAGAAACAATAA
- a CDS encoding pectinesterase family protein, with amino-acid sequence MKTPRIYKNLTFISVFSILLLSLLSFKAADKTIVVSKDGKGNFTTIQQAVDAAENGSLTRTKIIIKSGVYKEKIIIPETKGAIILEGENPQNTIITYDDFASKKNAEGKDIGTTGSSTIFIYSNDFTAKNITFENSSGRVGQAVTILTSGDRIIFENCRFLGNQDTVYLKGAQDSPDKTKPSRNYFKNCYIEGTTDYIFGAGTAVFENCTIYSKETASYVTAASTPQENEFGFVFINSKITGNAKEHSVYLGRPWRPFAKTVFIDCEISSTIKPEGWHNWNKPDAEKTTFYAEFNSKGSGAGISTRVPWSHQLTKEEKKKYTLQNILGGKDHWNLKKSPK; translated from the coding sequence ATGAAAACTCCCCGGATTTATAAAAATCTTACCTTTATTTCAGTATTTTCTATACTATTGTTAAGTCTTCTTTCTTTTAAAGCTGCCGATAAAACAATCGTGGTTTCAAAAGACGGAAAAGGCAACTTTACCACCATACAACAAGCGGTAGATGCAGCTGAAAACGGGTCTCTGACAAGAACAAAAATTATAATAAAATCCGGAGTTTATAAAGAAAAAATTATCATCCCTGAAACAAAAGGGGCCATTATACTGGAAGGAGAAAACCCTCAGAATACCATCATCACCTATGATGATTTTGCTTCAAAAAAGAATGCTGAAGGAAAAGATATCGGAACGACAGGTTCTTCCACGATTTTTATTTATTCCAATGACTTTACAGCAAAAAACATCACCTTTGAAAACAGCTCGGGAAGAGTCGGACAGGCTGTAACCATCCTGACTTCCGGTGACCGGATCATTTTCGAGAACTGCAGATTTTTGGGAAACCAGGATACGGTATACTTAAAAGGCGCTCAGGATTCACCTGATAAAACAAAACCCTCAAGAAATTATTTTAAAAACTGCTATATCGAAGGTACTACCGATTATATTTTCGGAGCCGGAACCGCTGTTTTTGAAAACTGCACCATCTACTCCAAAGAAACAGCAAGCTATGTGACTGCCGCTTCTACTCCACAGGAAAACGAATTCGGATTTGTTTTTATCAATTCAAAAATTACCGGAAATGCTAAGGAACACTCCGTGTATTTAGGAAGACCCTGGAGGCCTTTTGCAAAAACGGTTTTCATCGATTGTGAAATCAGTTCAACGATAAAACCTGAAGGGTGGCATAACTGGAATAAGCCTGATGCCGAGAAAACCACTTTCTATGCAGAATTCAATTCAAAAGGAAGCGGAGCCGGGATTTCCACGAGAGTCCCTTGGTCGCACCAGCTGACAAAGGAAGAAAAAAAGAAATACACCCTGCAGAATATTTTAGGAGGAAAAGATCACTGGAACCTTAAAAAAAGTCCGAAATAA